One genomic segment of Garra rufa chromosome 13, GarRuf1.0, whole genome shotgun sequence includes these proteins:
- the fsaf1 gene encoding uncharacterized protein C1orf131 homolog encodes MSVTREEHGGEADDDSLFLDQVLNKLYDFGGGKNKRLKKSQKRKNLAEDDMNNTEKKTDTVCHDTDSEQLMINPTVCENMQSGAKQSNVEVVTFVDPLKKNKLSNTVKPKHKVPDAKEKKKNDSDDNLTIEQARFEVHKFGLSGYQKQQQRVFELDRAIMLGARPPKKQYVNYKVYQQMIKEQKMKAKEEANSDPRKKRRKGWKPRTRSRGELGGQVGRFKNGMLVLSSKEIRNVNAKVKK; translated from the exons atgagcGTAACAAGAGAAGAACACGGTGGAGAGGCGGATGACGATAGTCTTTTCCTCGATCAAGTTCTGAACAAGTTGTATGATTTTG GTGGTGGAAAAAATAAAAGATTGAAAAAGTCGCAGAAAAGAAAGAACTTGGCTGAAGATGACATGAACAATACTGAGAAAAAGACAGATACGGTCTGTCATGACACAGACTCAGAGCAGCTCATGATAAACCCAACAGTATGTGAAAACATGCAATCTGGAGCTAAACAATCTAACGTGGAGGTTGTTACATTTGTGGATCCTCTGAAGAAGAACAAGTTATCAAACACTGTTAAACCAAAGCACAAG GTTCCTGATGCCAAAGAGAAGAAGAAAAATGACTCCGATGACAACCTAACAATAGAACAG GCTCGGTTTGAGGTTCACAAGTTTGGACTGTCAGGGTATCAGAAGCAGCAGCAGAGGGTCTTTGAACTGGACAGAGCCATCATGCTGGGAGCCAGA CCCCCTAAAAAGCAGTATGTTAACTACAAAGTGTATCAACAAATGATAAAAGAACAGAAGATGAAAGCGAAAGAGGAAGCAAATTCT GACCCACGAAAGAAAAGAAGGAAAGGATGGAAACCAAG GACTAGGTCTAGGGGAGAGCTTGGCGGACAAGTTGGACGATTCAAAAACGGAATGCTGGTCTTGAGCTCCAAAGAAATTCGGAATGTAAACGCTAAAGTGAAAAAGTAA